caaagttttcaaactttttttattagtttttcttttttaaaaatgaGTCCAAGCCCTCCATGATGATACTCAAATCTATCATAGATATTATTGGAAGTAAATTGATTTTCATTGATCAAAAGTCTTCTCTAGATAACCCACATATTTTTATAGATTGAAGACTTTCTGGATTGAATGTGTCACATCCTGGctcgggtccaccacatcccgggcttgctccaccaccgtagcacaatattgtccactttaggcttaccattccctcacggttttgtttatgggaactcacgagagcaacttcctagtgggtcacctatcttGGGAGTGAGTGCTCTGACTTCCTtttcgcttaactttggagttcctacggaacccgaagccaatgaactcccaaaatgcctcgtgctaggtagggatgagaatatacatttaaggatcactcccttgggcaatctaggatgttacaatccaccccccttaggggcccgacgtcctcgtcagcacacttccggattggctctgatatcaTTTgtcaagatgggtgacccactgtgaagttgctcgtgagttcccaaaaataaaaccgtgagggaatggtaagcccaaagcggacaatatcgtgctacgatggtggaACGGACCCGGCATGTGGTGGACCCGGACCGAGATAtgacaaaatggtatcagagccaatccctggtcggaagtgtgcttacgaggacgtcgggcccctaaggggggtagattgtaacatcccacatcgcccaagggagtgatccttaaatgtatattctcatccctacctagcacgaggcattttgggagctcactggcttcgggttccttaggaactccgaagttaagcgagaaggaggccagagcactctcaggataggtgacccattgggaagttgctcgtaagttcccaaaaacaaaaccgtgagggaatggtaagctcaaagcggacaatatcgtgctacggtggtggaacgagcCCGGAATGTGACAGAATGTCCTTCCTTTAAGCTagcgtgctacggtggtggaacgagcccgggatgtgacagaatgTCCTTCCTTTAAGCTAGCGTACTGTTCTTCTGAGGAATTTCCCAAgttaacaaaactaattaattaatccagAAGGATCTCAATCGTGATATATATTATCAATCATGGCATTGTATATTCCTTCACATAATCACATCTTTATGGAAGTTACACGAACCACATAAAGTATTAACGAAAAGTCTAAGACATGTTACTATGCAAGCAGGGAAGTAATGTTATTGCTTAAAAGCTAAATACGGAATTAAAACAATTGGTTATATGGAGATTTAAGTCAACATTCTCTCTTAATACTATCTAAAATACAAATGCTTTGGCATTTGAACTCGTCAAATATTAATTATCAAGAAAACATAATCTTATGTGATTCTACAAAACGAATCATACTATTATGTGACATTATCTTtctacttaaattataatacatagaattaatttattgaattaacACACCTTAAAATTGAAACATATCAACAATGTTGTATGTTGTTATTATAACATGTGAAACAGAACATCACGTAACTTAACTTGTATCTTCAGCACTCAAAAACTTCTCCCCGTACTCATGAGTATACATAAATTGGCTATGTATAATAATAGAACTGTTAACTTtcaaagtgtgcatgtgataTTTCTTTACGTTTAATGATGACTGCACCACTGATTGATATTTTCTTATTGCCATGACGGACGATCGACGATGATGTCGTACGGTATACCTGGATAAGGAGTTCGGATTAAAGAGATATATAATTGCAAAAACTTATTATGGAATGAAAATTTTAAGCAGTGTCTAAAATATCGTTATGTAAACTTATGGAAATATCAATATATCGATATGTAAATTTATGGAAATATCAATagatgttttgatattgatattGGTTGCCTTTATGGAAATTTGCAATGAGGTTGGGTATATCAACTCATTTAGATTTAGttgaaattaaagaaaaatttctcaaaaaaaattcaaaagttcaaaatttgCAATGAGTTATGACAAAATTTATGTAGTAAAGTGGTATCTCATCGATATTTATCAATCTTTTTATATCTCGCCGATATAGGATGAAGTTTACATTTAAAAACCCCCTTTCCATATCAATCTTTCATTTTCAAGATATTTAGACAGAAATATCGATAATTTTGTGCTAATATCAGCACGTCTCTTCACATGCGGCGCTGAATGATCAAGTGAAGTACAAGATCTCCAGTTTTTGTACGTATCCCTCTCCAGCTTTTGTACGTACCCCACCACAATTATTTTGTCATCTTAGATTCTTATGGAGAGATTAGTTGCTTCATATGCTAAGGCAGTGTTGAGAGTAAACTTGCAAGTAACAAAGCTTAATATCCTCTATGTTACAGCTCGCAACCTTTAGGCTATATTGTAGCAAACGAAACACATGTACCGACTACCAAACCTAAGTTTTCAAAACCGATACTGATACCGATGGCCGTTTAAGGCAAGGGGCACATCGGTGGCATGGTCTATGTCGAAGAGCAGATCATAGTGTTGTGGTGGCTCGGAGGTCATGGtgcgagagagagaaatggagatgGAGGTCGTGGGGATGTGGTGGTGGCTTGTTTGGAGAGAGACTCAATCTGCAAGTGGGTTATTTGATGAGAATTGTAAAGAGATTTTTGAATACTAAGATGGGAGGAAGGAATAATTGTTGGTGGCTAAAATGCAGTGGTGGTGGCGGCGATAGGGGGGTGGTaggaggaatcttggtggtggtgaCTAATTTGTGGTGCCTGGGGCGAGAAGGAGAAAAAATAGTGAAGACCTAAGAGAGAGTTGATTTTAAACGGAGGGATGAGATTTTATCTCAACGAATGTCCAACGATTaatattaatttgtttatttaaaaaaatatttttggttcggttcaattttatCGAACAAATCCTTCATAGAAACCGAATACCGAAATTTTTGataaattttgatttcaatTACTGAACGGTTCGAGATTATGAAGTTCGATTTTTCCtggtattttttttccaatCCTCGAGTACATCCTTTGTATCACTACTAGTTTGATCCATTCCATATAATCAATTATTAACTACCCATACGGCTCATAATTAGCATCCTCTCTGTGTGGCTAGGTATACTCATTATATTTATTTCCACTTGTTCACTTTAGAAAAAGATAATAATTATTAGAGACATATATAGTGCATCGATTAAGGTGCCAAAAAGTGTGAAAAGAAGCAACGAATGGTTGATTCTTATTGGCCAATTGAAGCCAAATAGTATATTtgaagaatattttttttttcaaatttttctctAATTGTATATTTTTCGTTCGAgcatactgaaaaatttctcttaaGAAAAATTTCTCTTAATCTACTCCCTCTGACAAATCAAACATTACCCTCTCTTGACAAATCAAACATTAGAGAGACATTTTAAGGAAGCAATCCGCCAATCAGATAGAAGCCACAAAAACACCCAACAAGCACTTGCCTTAGCTAACAAgagaaacaacaacaacaaaattgacAGTTATCCAATGAAgattcaaactaattttttcttcttttttttttcaaattaatttgTTGCACCTAATTTCAAAAGCTTTGCTTTCTTCAGCTCAGCTTTATTCTTTTTGTCATCTAATATACAATTCACCTTTCTTGCAGCTTCACAGAAagctaaaaaaaacaaagaaaatttttaaaaattctacAAAGCTCCGATGATCCTAGGCTTCTTGCTAAACTCTAATTTCAAAAACTccatctctctcattcttttGCCGATATTATTATTGCAACCGCCGCCAATAGCAGCAGCAGCTGCAGCATCCACTGGGCCAGCCCCGCTACTCCCAGGTATTTTGAATATGTTGACCCCAAATAGCCGAACCATCTGAACCGGTGCAACCTGACCTTGAACCGGGTTCGACCCATTACTGTTATTATACACACTCATCCTGGTCTTCCAATCAATATACAGATGTTTGTCCGGTCCGGTTGACCTCTGAAAGCTCACAATGTCCCCGGCCTTCAGATTCTTCTCCTTCACGAACCGGCTCCATCCTTTGGTCAACACGTAGCTTTGACTGCTGTTCCAGTAAGAGTATCGAAACCTCCACACTTTTCCCCCGACATCCTCAAAATTCAAAAGCACTCCTTTGCAAGCGGAAGATGCACTTACCGTTATGGTTGCAGTGCTTCCGCTTTGCAACGGAAAGTGCTTTTCGGCGTGCTGCTTCGGGATCACGAGGCGGTTCAGCTTCCCGACATCGCTGGGGGTCACGGCTTTCTCGAACAGCTGCTCACGCGCTTTCTGGACGCGACTGTTGTCCGTCCCGAACAAGCCCAGCGGCCCGTTGGACCGGCCCCGCTTCCCGTAAGAGAAGTAGTTGCGCTTGCTCTGTTCCAGTTCGTCATTGTACGTGTGCTTTCGCAGCATGTCGACGATTTCAGACTTGGA
The nucleotide sequence above comes from Malus sylvestris chromosome 16, drMalSylv7.2, whole genome shotgun sequence. Encoded proteins:
- the LOC126608608 gene encoding AP2/ERF and B3 domain-containing transcription factor RAV1-like is translated as MDGISSTEESTTSDSISISPPHHIVTRVEPLAKSAPQVDSLCRVGSGASSVILDSDLSSGGGNGGVEAESRKLPSSKYKGVVPQPNGRWGAQIYEKHQRVWLGTFNEEDEAATAYDVAAQRFRGRDAVTNFKPSSDDEENDVVEAAFLSSHSKSEIVDMLRKHTYNDELEQSKRNYFSYGKRGRSNGPLGLFGTDNSRVQKAREQLFEKAVTPSDVGKLNRLVIPKQHAEKHFPLQSGSTATITVSASSACKGVLLNFEDVGGKVWRFRYSYWNSSQSYVLTKGWSRFVKEKNLKAGDIVSFQRSTGPDKHLYIDWKTRMSVYNNSNGSNPVQGQVAPVQMVRLFGVNIFKIPGSSGAGPVDAAAAAAIGGGCNNNIGKRMREMEFLKLEFSKKPRIIGAL